The Methanolacinia petrolearia DSM 11571 genome has a segment encoding these proteins:
- a CDS encoding helix-turn-helix domain-containing protein gives MKLEKVLTFTEKEEELADLLSEVGLKKNVAKVLVYLANTEEATSREIERGTDLRQPEVSIAMRTLSEKEWISNRESKAESKGRPVKIYNLSKPMPEIIDTLEKDKKEEIENQLEIIKKIRKIV, from the coding sequence ATGAAACTCGAAAAAGTTTTGACATTCACTGAAAAGGAAGAGGAACTGGCTGATCTTCTTTCTGAAGTGGGTCTCAAAAAGAATGTCGCCAAGGTTCTGGTTTATCTTGCAAATACTGAAGAAGCGACATCAAGGGAGATCGAGAGGGGGACCGATCTCCGCCAGCCGGAAGTCAGCATAGCCATGAGAACCCTGAGCGAAAAGGAGTGGATCTCCAACAGGGAGAGCAAGGCGGAGAGCAAAGGCAGGCCCGTGAAGATATATAATCTGTCAAAACCGATGCCTGAAATCATCGATACTCTTGAGAAAGATAAAAAGGAAGAGATCGAAAACCAGCTTGAAATTATAAAAAAGATCAGAAAAATAGTCTGA
- a CDS encoding TATA-box-binding protein, with amino-acid sequence MKVNPEDSLKIENIVASAKVAKELDLQMINEKIKDAEYNKKRFPGVVLRMQEPKIAALVFGSGKVVLTGAKSIDSLSKGLDILGDKLRELKLDIPKNLEYKVQNIVTSADLGTPINLNKIAVGFNLERIEYEPEQFPGLVYRLDEPKVVVLLFGSGKLIITGGKQPEDAKKAVQKILSDLSNLGLI; translated from the coding sequence ATGAAGGTGAATCCGGAAGACTCGTTGAAGATCGAAAATATCGTAGCATCGGCCAAGGTTGCCAAAGAACTCGATCTCCAGATGATAAACGAAAAGATCAAAGATGCAGAGTACAACAAGAAGAGGTTCCCCGGCGTTGTGCTCAGGATGCAGGAGCCCAAAATTGCGGCGCTCGTATTCGGATCGGGAAAAGTAGTCCTGACCGGTGCAAAGAGTATAGACAGCCTGTCAAAGGGCCTCGATATACTCGGAGACAAATTAAGGGAGCTTAAGCTGGATATCCCAAAAAATCTGGAATATAAAGTCCAGAATATCGTAACGTCCGCAGATCTCGGAACTCCCATTAACCTGAACAAGATCGCTGTAGGTTTCAATCTTGAGAGGATCGAATACGAACCCGAGCAGTTCCCCGGGCTGGTCTACAGGCTCGACGAGCCAAAAGTGGTTGTTCTCCTCTTTGGGTCGGGAAAACTTATCATAACCGGCGGAAAGCAGCCCGAGGATGCCAAAAAGGCAGTGCAGAAGATTTTATCCGATCTTTCAAACCTCGGATTAATTTAA
- a CDS encoding acetate--CoA ligase family protein, giving the protein MSKTFSAGLRQGEYMKKKVLLGAEGYRLLDRFGIPHPEYGLAHSEDEAAGIAENLGFPVVMKVISPDIIHKSDAGGVVLDIGSAGEAREAYSRIIRNSLSAVPGALIEGVIVEKSARPGLEIIVGGKTDPAFGKTLTFGTGGTNVSIYKDVSFAILPLTPEKAKKMIRGIRAFPLIRGYRGSKPKDEAEMVRILVSAARMFGETPGLSEFDINPLRLYEEGACAIDTAFIFDESTVPAAQVVRGENAPADTGIFSPSSIALVGASEKPGKVGTTMAEKLAKFPGEFYPVNPTDDEIFGFKCYPSVMDIPGSVDMAVISVPAPLVPGIAKECGEKGVKIAVIISAGFRETGEEGAKIEDIIAETGKKYGMRIVGPNCLGLISPYKGYDTTFLPITPLPGNIAFISQSGALLNAVIDWSLSYGLGYSLVASVGNQCDLKFTDYLVWAQSDENTRAIIMYIEDVGDGRRFMELVSEISPEKPVVVIKAGSSDKGHLAAASHTGSLAGSHEIYIEAFKECGAISASSIEDAFYSAEFLAHRKRYPKGGRVVVLTNAGGFAVLASDYAEKYGLNIIDLPTDVKEKFDGFLPSYWSRRNPVDIVGDARMDRFVAALDLLCKNEDFWDICVVISIPSNNIPFEQLAGEIIKKTKETEKRLVPVFVGGEEMKQGRDTLTSAGIPSFDEPETAFRVMGGIVESRHVSGNLQ; this is encoded by the coding sequence ATGTCAAAAACATTTTCCGCCGGACTCAGGCAGGGTGAATATATGAAGAAAAAGGTGCTTCTTGGTGCTGAAGGATACCGTCTCCTGGACAGGTTTGGTATCCCTCATCCCGAATACGGTCTCGCTCATTCCGAAGACGAGGCCGCCGGTATCGCTGAAAACCTCGGGTTCCCTGTCGTGATGAAGGTGATCTCCCCGGATATCATTCATAAGAGCGACGCAGGCGGCGTGGTTTTGGATATCGGCTCCGCGGGTGAGGCCCGGGAGGCATATTCACGAATAATCCGGAATTCGTTGTCGGCTGTTCCGGGTGCGTTGATAGAGGGCGTTATCGTCGAAAAGTCGGCACGCCCCGGGCTGGAGATCATCGTAGGCGGAAAGACGGACCCGGCCTTCGGGAAGACCCTTACGTTCGGGACAGGCGGGACGAACGTGAGCATCTACAAGGATGTATCATTCGCGATACTGCCTTTAACGCCTGAAAAGGCGAAAAAGATGATCCGTGGCATCAGGGCTTTTCCACTTATCCGTGGTTATCGGGGTTCGAAGCCGAAGGACGAGGCTGAGATGGTGCGAATTCTTGTCAGTGCCGCCCGGATGTTCGGTGAAACTCCGGGTCTTTCCGAGTTCGACATAAATCCTCTCCGGCTCTACGAGGAAGGAGCGTGTGCGATAGATACGGCGTTCATCTTCGACGAAAGCACTGTTCCGGCCGCTCAGGTCGTTCGGGGCGAAAACGCTCCGGCCGATACCGGAATATTCAGCCCTTCGTCTATCGCCCTCGTCGGTGCCTCGGAGAAACCGGGAAAGGTTGGGACGACGATGGCTGAAAAGCTTGCAAAGTTTCCCGGCGAATTTTATCCTGTAAATCCCACGGACGACGAAATATTCGGGTTCAAATGCTACCCGTCTGTCATGGATATTCCCGGCAGCGTGGATATGGCGGTTATATCTGTTCCTGCACCGCTTGTTCCGGGAATCGCGAAAGAGTGCGGGGAGAAAGGCGTGAAGATCGCCGTAATAATATCGGCGGGATTCAGGGAGACGGGTGAAGAGGGAGCGAAAATCGAGGATATTATCGCAGAGACCGGGAAAAAATACGGGATGAGGATCGTCGGGCCGAACTGCCTCGGCCTGATCAGCCCATATAAAGGCTATGACACGACTTTTCTCCCGATAACTCCTCTGCCGGGGAACATCGCGTTTATATCCCAGAGCGGTGCTCTTCTGAATGCGGTGATCGACTGGAGTCTCTCGTACGGGCTCGGTTACTCCCTGGTGGCCTCCGTCGGGAACCAGTGCGATCTTAAATTCACCGATTACCTCGTCTGGGCGCAATCGGACGAGAACACCCGTGCCATAATCATGTATATCGAGGATGTGGGTGACGGCAGGAGGTTCATGGAGCTTGTATCCGAGATCTCGCCCGAAAAACCGGTGGTTGTGATAAAGGCGGGCTCATCCGACAAGGGCCATCTTGCGGCAGCTTCGCACACCGGATCTCTTGCCGGGAGCCACGAGATCTATATTGAGGCGTTTAAGGAGTGCGGAGCAATATCCGCATCGAGTATAGAAGATGCCTTTTATTCGGCGGAATTTCTTGCGCACAGGAAGAGATACCCGAAGGGCGGCAGGGTCGTGGTCTTGACGAATGCGGGCGGTTTCGCTGTTCTTGCGTCTGATTATGCGGAGAAATACGGTCTGAATATCATAGATCTTCCCACTGATGTAAAAGAGAAATTCGACGGTTTTCTGCCTTCATACTGGAGCCGGAGGAATCCGGTGGACATCGTCGGCGATGCAAGGATGGACAGGTTCGTTGCGGCTCTGGATCTGCTCTGCAAAAACGAAGACTTCTGGGACATTTGCGTCGTGATCTCGATTCCGAGCAACAATATCCCGTTCGAACAGCTTGCCGGGGAGATTATCAAAAAGACGAAGGAGACTGAGAAGAGGCTGGTCCCTGTCTTTGTCGGCGGTGAGGAGATGAAGCAGGGAAGGGACACTCTCACGAGTGCTGGTATCCCTTCGTTCGACGAACCCGAGACGGCGTTCAGGGTCATGGGCGGGATTGTTGAGAGCCGGCACGTTTCGGGGAATTTGCAATAA